The proteins below come from a single Zea mays cultivar B73 chromosome 8, Zm-B73-REFERENCE-NAM-5.0, whole genome shotgun sequence genomic window:
- the LOC100286102 gene encoding F-box domain containing protein isoform 1 (isoform 1 is encoded by transcript variant 1), whose amino-acid sequence MELSPVGRWADLPEDIAVAVASCLQEADVCALGGCSRSWRRACDADCIWERLFRCRWPSAVASASPVQGWKALYISQHRRMAVAISNVVEFVGSSLNNESLESEYYLKAIADLALIPDIGFLDVQFFLFSRNHSAIINLIGLHYSIASLHVLPTEVSKALQAHRVAERVVCVNLVIRWFYGFRLPDEYECHRISLGELTVAEGAEFFAILNRGAVHTVFLLRISLVNVDK is encoded by the exons ATGGAGCTCTCGCCGGTGGGGAGGTGGGCCGACCTCCCCGAGGACATCGCCGTAGCCGTCGCCTCCTGCCTCCAG GAGGCCGACGTCTGCGCGCTCGGCGGCTGCTCGCGCTCCTGGCGCAGAGCCTGCGACGCTGACTGCATCTGGGAGCGCCTCTTCCGCTGCCGCTGGCCATCTGCCGTGGCGTCGGCGTCCCCTGTGCAG GGATGGAAAGCTCTCTACATCAGCCAGCACAGAAGAATGGCTGTTGCAATATCTAATGTGGTTGAATTTGTGGGCAGCAGCTTAAATAATGAGTCACTTGAATCCGAATACTATCTGAAAGCTATTGCTGATTTGGCCTTGATACCTGATATAGGATTCCTCGATGTCCAGTTTTTCTTGTTCTCAAGGAATCATAGTGCGATAATCAACCTTATTGGACTGCACTACTCGATCGCATCTTTGCATGTGCTG CCAACTGAAGTCAGTAAAGCACTCCAAGCTCACCGAGTAGCAGAAAGGGTAGTTTGTGTGAACCTGGTCATTAGGTGGTTCTATGGTTTCCGGTTGCCCGACGAATACGAGTGCCACCGAATCTCTCTAGGTGAGCTCACCGTGGCTGAGGGAGCAGAGTTTTTCGCCATCCTTAACCGTGGAGCTGTTCACACGGTATTCCTTCTCCGGATCAGTCTGGTGAACGTAGACAAGTGA
- the LOC100286102 gene encoding F-box domain containing protein isoform 3 (isoform 3 is encoded by transcript variant 3), with protein MELSPVGRWADLPEDIAVAVASCLQEADVCALGGCSRSWRRACDADCIWERLFRCRWPSAVASASPVQVPQRRVKGWKALYISQHRRMAVAISNVVEFVGSSLNNESLESEYYLKAIADLALIPDIGFLDVQFFLFSRNHSAIINLIGLHYSIASLHVLPTEVSKALQAHRVAERVVCVNLVIRWFYGFRLPDEYECHRISLGELTVAEGAEFFAILNRGAVHTVFLLRISLVNVDK; from the exons ATGGAGCTCTCGCCGGTGGGGAGGTGGGCCGACCTCCCCGAGGACATCGCCGTAGCCGTCGCCTCCTGCCTCCAG GAGGCCGACGTCTGCGCGCTCGGCGGCTGCTCGCGCTCCTGGCGCAGAGCCTGCGACGCTGACTGCATCTGGGAGCGCCTCTTCCGCTGCCGCTGGCCATCTGCCGTGGCGTCGGCGTCCCCTGTGCAGGTACCGCAAAGAAGGGTAAAG GGATGGAAAGCTCTCTACATCAGCCAGCACAGAAGAATGGCTGTTGCAATATCTAATGTGGTTGAATTTGTGGGCAGCAGCTTAAATAATGAGTCACTTGAATCCGAATACTATCTGAAAGCTATTGCTGATTTGGCCTTGATACCTGATATAGGATTCCTCGATGTCCAGTTTTTCTTGTTCTCAAGGAATCATAGTGCGATAATCAACCTTATTGGACTGCACTACTCGATCGCATCTTTGCATGTGCTG CCAACTGAAGTCAGTAAAGCACTCCAAGCTCACCGAGTAGCAGAAAGGGTAGTTTGTGTGAACCTGGTCATTAGGTGGTTCTATGGTTTCCGGTTGCCCGACGAATACGAGTGCCACCGAATCTCTCTAGGTGAGCTCACCGTGGCTGAGGGAGCAGAGTTTTTCGCCATCCTTAACCGTGGAGCTGTTCACACGGTATTCCTTCTCCGGATCAGTCTGGTGAACGTAGACAAGTGA
- the LOC100286102 gene encoding F-box domain containing protein isoform 2 (isoform 2 is encoded by transcript variant 2) yields MELSPVGRWADLPEDIAVAVASCLQEADVCALGGCSRSWRRACDADCIWERLFRCRWPSAVASASPVQVPQRRGWKALYISQHRRMAVAISNVVEFVGSSLNNESLESEYYLKAIADLALIPDIGFLDVQFFLFSRNHSAIINLIGLHYSIASLHVLPTEVSKALQAHRVAERVVCVNLVIRWFYGFRLPDEYECHRISLGELTVAEGAEFFAILNRGAVHTVFLLRISLVNVDK; encoded by the exons ATGGAGCTCTCGCCGGTGGGGAGGTGGGCCGACCTCCCCGAGGACATCGCCGTAGCCGTCGCCTCCTGCCTCCAG GAGGCCGACGTCTGCGCGCTCGGCGGCTGCTCGCGCTCCTGGCGCAGAGCCTGCGACGCTGACTGCATCTGGGAGCGCCTCTTCCGCTGCCGCTGGCCATCTGCCGTGGCGTCGGCGTCCCCTGTGCAGGTACCGCAAAGAAGG GGATGGAAAGCTCTCTACATCAGCCAGCACAGAAGAATGGCTGTTGCAATATCTAATGTGGTTGAATTTGTGGGCAGCAGCTTAAATAATGAGTCACTTGAATCCGAATACTATCTGAAAGCTATTGCTGATTTGGCCTTGATACCTGATATAGGATTCCTCGATGTCCAGTTTTTCTTGTTCTCAAGGAATCATAGTGCGATAATCAACCTTATTGGACTGCACTACTCGATCGCATCTTTGCATGTGCTG CCAACTGAAGTCAGTAAAGCACTCCAAGCTCACCGAGTAGCAGAAAGGGTAGTTTGTGTGAACCTGGTCATTAGGTGGTTCTATGGTTTCCGGTTGCCCGACGAATACGAGTGCCACCGAATCTCTCTAGGTGAGCTCACCGTGGCTGAGGGAGCAGAGTTTTTCGCCATCCTTAACCGTGGAGCTGTTCACACGGTATTCCTTCTCCGGATCAGTCTGGTGAACGTAGACAAGTGA
- the LOC100275858 gene encoding uncharacterized protein LOC100275858: MGKVCCSKEAQEEAGIDLLGLLVAAIIALVLMLLCTTPRRRCVAVYPCC; this comes from the coding sequence ATGGGCAAGGTGTGCTGCAGCAAGGAGGCGCAGGAGGAGGCCGGGATCGACCTCCTTGGGCTGCTGGTCGCCGCCATCATCGCCCTCGTCCTCATGCTCCTCTGCACGACGCCCCGGAGGCGCTGCGTCGCCGTCTACCCGTGCTGCTGA